Proteins found in one bacterium genomic segment:
- a CDS encoding DNA-binding transcriptional regulator codes for MKTKRIILAVLTSGGYGREVVEGIQDYAHSHAPHWEFYFEGACNHPSVQTYLRLAVTDWHAHGIIGQLMHGNLPTLVHKHRLPAVNVSSSIPTTIPSVVPHAGMIGTLAARYFLDRGLRNLAFIGRNACMYATQQQATFQAAGTAAGVSCHLMPEYSRQQTWVEEFKRIVTWLRKLPRPLGVFACDDRRGRDVLQACHTLGVRVPDDIAVLGSDNDETSCLLSAPPLSSVILQGRNIGFQAAELLDHLMRGEARPKRPILVAPSGIVTRRSTDIVASDDPNTTAALRFIHDQAHRPITVHDVLAAAPQSRRAMERRFRLSLGRTPKEEIRRVHLERAKFLLSQTDHKIQNLAAEAGYSRYSLFVKEFHAHTGMTPSAFRAQLRTASRLIVKG; via the coding sequence GTGAAAACAAAACGCATTATTCTTGCTGTTTTGACCAGTGGTGGCTACGGGCGCGAGGTGGTGGAAGGGATTCAGGACTATGCACACAGTCACGCCCCGCACTGGGAGTTCTATTTCGAAGGAGCCTGCAACCATCCCTCGGTTCAAACCTATCTGCGCCTCGCCGTAACGGACTGGCATGCCCATGGCATCATCGGACAATTGATGCACGGCAATCTCCCGACACTGGTTCATAAACACCGATTACCCGCGGTCAATGTAAGTTCGTCCATTCCAACCACCATTCCCAGTGTGGTGCCCCATGCCGGCATGATTGGAACCTTGGCCGCACGCTACTTTCTGGATCGCGGGCTACGCAACCTGGCTTTCATCGGCCGCAACGCCTGCATGTACGCAACCCAACAGCAAGCGACCTTCCAAGCCGCAGGAACGGCCGCCGGAGTCTCCTGTCATCTCATGCCGGAATATAGCCGTCAGCAAACGTGGGTTGAAGAATTCAAACGCATAGTAACCTGGTTGCGCAAGCTCCCGCGACCACTGGGTGTCTTCGCCTGCGATGACCGGCGCGGTCGTGACGTCCTGCAAGCCTGCCACACGCTCGGAGTGAGAGTACCGGATGATATCGCCGTCCTTGGATCCGATAACGACGAGACATCCTGCCTGTTGAGTGCGCCACCGCTCTCCAGCGTCATTCTTCAGGGGCGGAACATCGGTTTCCAGGCGGCGGAACTGCTGGACCATCTGATGCGTGGTGAAGCCCGCCCCAAACGCCCTATTCTTGTCGCACCATCAGGCATCGTCACACGCCGATCCACTGACATTGTTGCCAGCGATGATCCCAACACCACCGCAGCGCTTCGATTCATTCATGATCAGGCACACCGCCCCATCACGGTTCACGATGTGCTGGCAGCAGCCCCCCAGTCACGCCGGGCGATGGAACGCCGATTCCGCCTGTCGTTGGGTCGAACCCCAAAAGAGGAAATCCGGCGGGTCCACCTGGAGCGCGCTAAATTCCTTCTGTCCCAGACGGATCACAAGATCCAGAACCTGGCCGCCGAAGCCGGATATTCCCGCTACTCCCTTTTCGTGAAGGAGTTCCATGCCCACACCGGCATGACACCGAGCGCGTTTCGAGCTCAACTCCGTACCGCCTCCCGTCTCATCGTTAAAGGGTAG